In Methanosarcina siciliae T4/M, one genomic interval encodes:
- a CDS encoding tRNA pseudouridine(54/55) synthase Pus10: MDVLEISKKILHEGPVCDHCLGRQFAKLSTGLSNRERGQAMKLALALEGDRIYKSENDDSLLKELVPCSAFARKALRVEGEDEQCWVCLDQFKKLDDWAAEVAKALEGLEYSTFLVGTKVSGLLSENEEMLWAEAGTAYAEQLKTELNREVGKRIAEKVDKEVDFGNPDIVITLDLATHKFELQVRSVYIYGRYLKKVRGIPQTRWPCRKCKGRGCESCGFTGKQYQESVDELIKGPVVEAFEATDTAFHGSGREDIDALMLGSGRPFVVEAKSPVKRSTDLGALAARINETAAGKVEVKDLRFVEKGMIETLKSSKADKTYKLKVTFKEPVSEEKLKSCLEALSGKEIAQQTPKRVVHRRADLVRKRYVHSITLDELKDDGNAYITVNCEGGLYVKELISGDEGRTNPSLTGLLGFQALVEDLDVVNVEI; encoded by the coding sequence ATGGATGTACTTGAAATATCAAAAAAAATTCTGCACGAAGGTCCTGTCTGTGACCACTGTCTTGGCCGTCAGTTTGCAAAATTATCTACGGGCCTCAGCAACAGAGAACGCGGGCAGGCGATGAAACTCGCGCTTGCCCTTGAAGGGGACCGCATTTACAAAAGTGAAAACGACGACTCCCTCTTAAAGGAACTTGTTCCCTGCAGTGCCTTTGCAAGAAAAGCCCTCCGGGTAGAGGGGGAAGACGAGCAGTGCTGGGTCTGCCTTGACCAGTTCAAAAAACTGGACGATTGGGCGGCTGAGGTGGCAAAGGCTCTCGAGGGGCTTGAGTACTCCACCTTCCTTGTCGGTACGAAGGTAAGCGGGCTTCTGAGTGAAAACGAAGAGATGCTCTGGGCTGAGGCAGGGACTGCCTATGCCGAACAGTTGAAAACCGAGCTTAATCGGGAAGTAGGCAAGAGGATCGCAGAAAAGGTTGACAAGGAAGTGGACTTTGGAAACCCGGATATTGTGATTACCCTTGACCTTGCAACACACAAATTCGAGCTCCAGGTCCGTTCGGTATATATTTACGGGCGCTACCTCAAAAAAGTCCGCGGAATTCCCCAGACCCGCTGGCCCTGCAGGAAATGCAAGGGCAGGGGCTGCGAAAGTTGCGGATTTACCGGCAAACAGTACCAGGAGTCCGTAGACGAGCTTATCAAAGGGCCGGTAGTTGAAGCATTCGAGGCAACTGATACGGCTTTCCACGGATCGGGCAGGGAAGATATAGATGCCCTGATGCTCGGAAGCGGCAGGCCTTTTGTGGTGGAAGCAAAGTCTCCTGTAAAGCGCAGTACTGACCTTGGGGCACTTGCTGCCCGAATTAACGAAACTGCCGCAGGAAAAGTTGAGGTAAAGGATCTTCGCTTTGTCGAAAAAGGCATGATTGAGACCCTCAAGAGTTCCAAGGCGGATAAAACTTATAAGCTTAAAGTTACATTTAAAGAGCCTGTTTCAGAGGAAAAGCTTAAATCCTGCCTCGAGGCTTTGAGTGGCAAGGAGATTGCCCAGCAGACTCCAAAGCGCGTGGTTCACAGACGTGCAGATCTTGTCCGGAAAAGGTATGTGCACAGCATCACGCTTGACGAGCTGAAAGATGACGGAAACGCCTACATAACTGTGAACTGTGAAGGCGGGCTTTATGTCAAGGAACTGATTTCCGGAGACGAAGGCAGGACAAATCCGAGCCTTACAGGGCTTTTAGGATTCCAGGCACTTGTGGAAGACCTCGATGTGGTCAACGTCGAAATTTAA
- the trmY gene encoding tRNA (pseudouridine(54)-N(1))-methyltransferase TrmY: protein MRDIVIIGHKAKTSGDFSLNDLPGSAGRMDILCRCVSSALFLSFGMRRDVNVHLLLLGDPEPGKIIRFEGLHLRYLNPDERSSGSLIQKALQKNITERDIRSTPGVWIRNGDLNTLLASFEGRTLLYLREDGEDIRGLAGEIRDPVFILGDHTGVTEEEEKQLLEAGAKIISVGPISLHSNHCITLIHNELDRAEAERGEIPGGEKLRVKE from the coding sequence AACGACCTCCCGGGGTCTGCAGGAAGAATGGATATACTCTGCCGCTGCGTAAGTTCTGCCCTTTTTCTCTCTTTCGGAATGCGCAGGGATGTAAACGTTCACCTGCTCCTTCTGGGAGATCCTGAGCCCGGAAAAATTATCCGATTCGAAGGCCTCCACCTGAGGTACCTCAACCCGGATGAAAGAAGCAGCGGGTCTCTGATCCAGAAAGCCCTTCAGAAAAACATAACCGAAAGAGACATCCGGTCAACTCCCGGGGTCTGGATCCGGAACGGAGACTTAAATACCCTGCTGGCTTCTTTTGAAGGGAGGACCCTCCTCTACCTTCGGGAAGACGGCGAGGATATCCGGGGACTTGCGGGAGAAATCCGGGACCCTGTCTTTATCCTGGGCGACCATACAGGCGTTACGGAAGAAGAGGAAAAACAGCTCCTAGAAGCCGGAGCAAAAATTATCTCTGTTGGGCCTATTTCCCTTCACTCCAACCACTGTATAACCCTTATCCACAATGAACTGGACAGGGCCGAAGCGGAAAGAGGGGAAATTCCGGGAGGGGAAAAATTAAGGGTTAAGGAATAA